In Lactiplantibacillus pentosus, the sequence TTGTAGTAATATGATTCAAGTTCAGGATTGTTATCGAATTGTTCGTAGTCCCGACCCCGCTTCTTGATCCGGTAGAGGATCGTATCGAAGTCGGTTTCGGAGTAGACCATCAAGTCCGGCGCCTTTTTAGGGAGCTCGGTTAATTCGGTCATCATATTGTCTAATAGTTGCAAGTAAACTTTCAGTTCAGTGTCAGAAATATTACCCTCAGCGTTGTTTTCTTTGGTAAAGAGGGCATCTTCGTAGATGGAGCGGTCGAGAACGTTGTTATCATCGGCCAATGCCTTCTTGATCATTGCAAAGCGCTTGTTGAGGAAATAGATTTGTAATAGGAACCCGTAATTCTTTGGATCCGAATAGTAAAGTGGCAGTACTGGGTTGTCGCCAACCGGTTCGTAAAATGCCTTCGTTCCAAGGTGATCGGCAATCAGCCCCGTTAACGTGGTTTTGCCGACCCCAATCATTCCTGCTGTTATTATCACCATGATAGCCCCTCTTTATAAAAAATTGCACAATATATTGTATCTCAAAAAAAGTTGGAATACCATATAGACTTTTAATGAAAAATTTGCTTCGGTGCTATTTTGGGCTATTTTTTGGCTTGTTCCTTCAATAAATCACGAATTTCTTCCAAGTATTGCGCGGAAAGATCGACTTCTTCTTCATCCTCAGTTTCTTCCGGTTCATTTTTAACGACTTTATTAATAATTTTCACCAGAATGAACACAACGATGGCGACGATGAAGAAATTAATGATGGCATTCAAAAATGACCCATACTTGAAGGTGGCATCACCGATACTGACTTTTAAGTTGGATAAATCGACACGACCTAGGAAAATCCCAATCAACGGATTGATCAAGTTATCGGTTAACGATTTGACGATGGCGGTAAATGCAGACCCGATAATGACCCCAACGGCCAAGTCAATCACGTTCCCACGAGCAATAAATTCCTTAAATTCTTTAATCATGTGACGAGCGCTCCTTTTTTGTTTAGCTGATAACAGTATAGCCAAAATCAAACGTTGACTCAATTGATATACGAGATGAATTTCGGGGCAATTGGTGGTTAACCACAGCATACGCGGTCGAATTTTGCCCGTACTAACGATTTGTTTCGTTTGGATAGTGACCTAATCTGGTGGGCGCTGTGCTTGAGGCGGGGGTTTGGATGGGGAGCACAGCTGCACGTTATCGGTGGCTAGTGACTAGGATTCAAGACTTCGGGAACATGGCACGACAAGCTCGAATCAACCCCAGTATATCGGTTAGTCGCGAAAAGCGTTCAGTTACTGACAAAATCGATACAAAAAACGTCCCAACACAAGTGCGCCGAGACGTTTTTAGACAGGTAGTCAATATTAAGCGGTGCACTGACCAATCATCATATCCGGTTAGTGTACGTCGGATTCATCGCTTGCTTTAGCTCGCAACCGACGCTGAATGTGCGTGGCTAGTTTACTCTGCGTCGCTTTGAGGGCAGCCGGGTCGTCGAAATCAATTTGTGCGAGCCGTGGGTAACGACGCAGGAAGAACAGCCCAGTAAAAGCAACGAATAGCGTGAGAAACAGTGTCAGGATGGCCAGCTCACCAAGTGCGGAATTGCCAGTCATTAAGGTTTGTCGTAATCCGTTAACGCTGTAGCTCATCGGTAACCACGGGTGAATCATCTGGAAAAAGCGGCCGGATAGTTGAATCGGGTAAGTGCCGGCTGAACCGCCGAGCTGCAGGACCAGCAAGACCATGCTGAAGAAGGCACCGGCCTTGCCGAAGACGAGGTTCAGCCAGGCAACGATCGTCATGAACATTAGTGCCGTCAAAATCAGCACTAACCAGGTAGCGAACGGATGAATCGGTGTGAGCGCATCGATGTGCATCATTAACCCGAGCATAATGGTGCTTTCCATTAGTGAAAAGACCAGCACTAGGATTGCCTTACTGCACCACCATTCGAAGGCGGATTTTGGATGCTTGCGTGGCGTATATAAATCAAACATCATGTTAAAGGCAAGCGCGCCGACAAACAGCGACACACTTAACATGTAGGGTGCCATGCCAGTTCCGTTGTTGGCAGCCTGATCTGGATCTGAATGCGTCGTCGTCACTGGTTTGGCGATTTGCTGATACGTCAAGCTGGACGGATTGACCTGGCCTTGCTCGGCGGCCGACCCTAATTTAGTCGCCAAAGTTTGATTGCCGCTTTGAATGGTCTGGTCAGCGGCCGTGACCTGGTTCGCACCGTTGGCAAGTTGTTGCGCGCCACTTGCTAACTGTTGATTACCATTGGTGAGCTGGGTGTTGCCAGTCGTTAAAGAGTTGCCGTTAGCGGCGAGTTGGTTGAGACCATTGCCGACACGTTGCGCCCCGTTTGTAAGTTGGGTAACACCAGTCGTGAGGCCAGGCAATTTAGTCTGAATTGTGCCAAGCCCAGTCGCGATTTGATTGCTGCCGCGGGTGAGCTGGTTGCCTTGGCTACTGAGTTGGGCCGTTCCCGTCGCTAATTGTTGGGTTCCCGCTGCGACTTGACCAGCACCAGCGGCGAGCTGCTGACTGCGTTGGTTAAGTTGGTCGGTGCCTGTGCTTAACGCCTGGAAGCCCTGGGTCAGCTGTGTGCTAGTGGTCGTGAGTCCGGCCGTTCCGCTAGCTAGTTGCGTTGCGCCATTGGCCAGCGTCGTGATGCCGGTAGTGAGCTGTGGCAGGTCGGTCTTAAATTGGGTCAAACCAGTGTTCAGTTGGCTGGCCGCTGTTCCGGCAGTTTGAATGCCGTTAGTCAACCCTTGTGCGCCGGTAGCAAGCTGAGCGACTGAGCCGGCGAGGACCGTCTGCTGCTGATTGATGACGCTGAGGGCGTTAGTAAGGGCGGTCGCGTCAACAGTGGGCTGCTTAACTTGTGCGAGTGCAGTCGTCAAACTCGCAAGCACAGCGTTGATGGCGTCCTGATTGGTTGACTGATCCACCGTCGCTAAAATGGCGGATTTTTGGGCAGCAGTTAGGTTTTGATGATCCGCTGTCGCGGCAACGTTGGTGCGGACCGTTGAACTAGCCTTGATGGCCGCTGACAGGGCGTTGAGTGCGCTGTTAACGGTGGTCAAGTCACTGCCCGTCGCTTGCTTTTGCAAGGCGGTCACAGCTGTGTTGAGCGCTGCCTGGTCGCTGGTCCGGTGTTGCAGCTGATTTTGAAGCTGTTGCAGTCCGGCAGTTAGTGTTTGACTATGTGAATCTAGTGCTTGAAGGCCGGTGTTAAGCTGACTAGCGCCATCCGTAAGTGCGGTCGTTGCGCCAGTTAAACGGGTCGTTTGAGCTTGTAACTGGCTGGTGCCACGGCTAAGAATCGCGGCACCAGTATTGACCTGGCTCACACCGTCCACATAGCGATTCAGTCCCGTTCCAAATTGCTGCGTCCCAGTAGCTAATTGCGCCGTGCCATGACTGAATTGCTGAGCACCAGTCGCCACTTGACCGGCACCGTTATTAACCGTGGTGGTGCCGACGTTAACTTGCTGAACGCCGGTGACGTAGCGATTGACGCCCTGATTCAGCACTTGAGCGCCGGTATTAAGTTGATCGAATCCAGTCACCAGCTGATTACTTTTGACGAGTAGTTGCGTCAGTCCAGCGACGACTTGTTGATTACCTGCTTGCAGTTGGTCGACGCCGTTAATATATCGATTTAAACCGATACGCATCGTTTGACTACCTTGTGCCAGTTTCAGTGAACTGGTAGCTAGCGTATCAAGGTGTGTGGCGAGCTGCCGATTGGCCGATGCCAGTTGGGTGCCACCGGTGGCGAGTTTTTGATTAGTCGTCGCAGCGGTTTTGAGACCGCCATCTAGCTGCTTGATAGCTGCAAACATCGTCTTGGCATAGCTAGTCGTAATCGTTTGCGCAACGGATGTCCGAATTGCGCCGACCGCGGAAGTTGCCATTTTGCTGGCGACAAAGTTATGGCCAGCGCTCGTGTCATAGTGCAGCACCATCGCTTGTGGGTGCCGATTGAGCAAGGTCGTGGCGTGCTGCGAGAAGTTTGTAGGAATCGTGAGAACCATGTAGTAGCGGCCATTTTTTAATCCGGCTTGGGCTTGGTCTGCCGTCATCGCATGAAATTCCAGCGCATCGGATTGTTTGAGTGTGTGCGTCAGGTCGTGGCCGATACTGAGTCGGTGACCCTGGTATGTGACAGACTGGTCCTGGTTGACAACGGCGACTGGTAAGTGATTGAGCCGCCCGTACGGATCCCACATTGACCGAAGAAATGTGACGGCGTATATCGATGGAATCAACATAATAATTGCCATGACGATCATCATAAATTTGTGGCGCTGCATATAGGCCCATTCTGCTTTAATCATTGTCATTACTCCCCCTTGTGGTGAAAGGTGTCAGGTAACACCGCTGGAAATTCGCCTGTGCACCAATGAGAATAACAGGTTTTAAATGAAGTGCCACATCAGTTTCCCCGCGTGTGAGGCTTATGCCACACTTGGGGCGTAAGTGGGGTGTAAAACGGCGCTGACATTTGGAGATTGTTAGTATGACGAACAGATCACCCATTACAGATGGGAATAGATGGGGTCTATTAAAATTCAAGTATACTTCCGGATATAGTTGGATTAGAAATTGCGGATTTGCTTTCTTGAACATGAGCGTACATTTATAATAAACGCAAGGGTAGGGGAATTGCATTAACGCTGAAGTTATTATTGGCGGATAATCGAAAGGAATGGCTATTGTTATGAAAAATCCAATCATGTGTTGTGCCTTAGCCACTTTAGGGGTAAGTCAGGGGAAAATTGATAAGTTAGATCCCACCACTTGTCACTTTTATGACTTAATCAATGAACAGCACGTTGCATTATTGTGGGAACAATTAGTGGGTCGTAAAAGTGCCCAAGCGGTGAGTCAAATCGAAGCTGCTCAAGTGAACTGGCGGCAAAATCATCCTGATCTGGCTGATTCGCTGTACTTTCTAGCAATCGTGGGCGCAAGTGATAAGTTAATCCGAAGCTTGCAACGAAATGGGGTCAGAACGGTCTCACAACTAGATGATATGATTAGGCAACAAATGAAGATGCCAATCGATTGGCGGAAAAATCCAACGGAAAATGCTGCACTCGTACAAGCCTATTTTGATTGGAAAGTCACCAATCAATCGGAATTACAGCGGGAGCTTGAAACCAAGCCAGAGGTTGATTTGAGTGTGCGATTAGCGCAAGCTGCAAATCAGCAGCGAACCGCAGCAAGGCTTCAAAAGTGGTTTGGCGTTGAGAAAATTCCGAAGACGTTAATGGCATTTTTAACGTTAGACTTTAAGAAGAAAGACCTCCTAGTGAGTCGTTTGTCAGGGAAGACGTTACAAGAAATTGGTGATGAACATGGGCTGACGCGTGAGCGTGTTCGTCAGATCATTGCCAAAATGGTTCAGCAGCTTCCATTATTTGACGATGTTGAAAAATATCACAAATTAGTATTGACTTATGATATCCAACTCGATCAATTTTTAAACTATACTCAAGGGACTGAGGAAATATATACTTATTTGACTCTAAAGTATAAACGTCCTAAAACGCTGGCGTCATTGGACCAATACTTACTCGCACTGAATAAAGTGGCACCGGATGCTTTAGGGGTCCGATTGAATCAGCACGGAAAATTCATTAATCACGCGAATCAAGTGGTTCCTTTTTCGGCCGCCAATGTGATTGATGAAATTCTGTTTAACAATCGACGGGTCTTTGATAATGATGAAATGGTCGTTCAAATGAAAAGCTTTTTTGAAGCTCATGGTCAAATGCAGGCGACCGCCATCTCAGCTCGTGCGGTACTGGCTCAGATCGAACGACAAGCACATATTATTCAACGAACGAATGGCTACTTTCGGTACTATGAGTTGGAGTTGCACGATATACTGGACTATCTGGACGAGTTGAATGCACTATTTGATGTTGCAGATGGCATTTATGGGATTGATTACTTTTTTGACCACAATCAGTCGCTGATGGCCGAACTAGGGCTGCAAGAAAGTTCTGAGTTAGCTAATTTGTTAAAAGGCTTGGGCTATGAGCGGTTTGAGCGCTTAAATACAATTGTTCGTCAGTCGCAGGTTTACATTGGGGCAATCAAGAATGATACCCAGTGCAAGGAGCAATTTTATCTTGGTGTTTTTTCACAGTTTGACGGGCAATCATTGGCAGATACCGTTGACTACCTTGAAGCTAATTTTGCGCTTCAGCGTCCAACGATGTGGTCATACTTGGGAACAACTTATAAGCCATACATTCATCGCAATATGATCAATATGAATGTTAAGTTGCCCAGTGATGTAGATTTTTATCGTAAAATGAAAGTTGTTCTCAATGAACCAATATATCCTTATGACCAGGCTGCAGCGATTATTAAGCTAGTTGATCCGTCGATACAAGTGTCACCATTACTGATGGATCGACTCGGTTACATCGAGCGAAGTGCCCTGTTAATGCAAAAATCTTATGCTTCTTTGAATGATGCAATTAGAGCACTGTGGTTGGCGGATGACGAAATTTCAGTTGAGAAGGTTCAAGCTTATCCGAACAACTGGTTTAGATTCAAGGCGTATAATTTGGAATTGCAACATGACCTGGTTGCGATAGATTCGACCCGTTACTTGACGGCGAAGGGATTGGGTCGCATTGGCGTGACCAAACCGGATATTGATCGGTTTCTGCAAGAAATCATGTCATTTATTGAGGATGACGTCTTTTTCACTTGGAAATCGTTGCTTGATTCAGGCTTTGAAAGTGATTTTATGGCTAAATCTCAACTGAGCGACTTTGCGTATGAACGGTTGATTTTCACCATTCCGTCCATTAGAACCATCAAGACGCGAGGTTCAGTCTATGTTAATCAGAGTCATCCGACACCAAAATGTCCGCCATTAAATGATTTTTTTGCACAAGAACTGGGTGGGCAGTCACGTGATATCGACGATTTTTTACGTGAGCTGAATCTTAAATTCGGCCTGGATGTGACTAGAACAAGAGCACTTGAGAAGTTGGCTAAGGGCCAATTAGCGTATTCAACAGAGACTAATCATATCTATCCAGATAAATTGAGTATGTATGAAGATACTTACCAAGAATTAGGAATCGATGTTTAATGAGCGCCATAAACGGTTCAAAAGCTACTCATGACCAATAAATCAACGTTTATTTAATCAAAAAATTTATTTTTAATGAAGCAATTTAGATGAAATTAGGCTGACTAGTCCCAATGAAGACTGGTCAGCCTAATTTTTTGATAGTTATGATTTGACGCGAATTATGCCGCTTTCTACTGCGCTTATTTAGCGGATGTTGCATATCAAGAAGAAGCGCGTGTCACAACTTGTTTTTAAACGCCAGCCACTTCAAATAATGGTCATGCGCCTTTTTCATTCGTCGATAACGTTGCGGTTGCTTGCGGTAGAAATCCTGATGGTAATTTTCAGCCGGCCAGAAATGATTTAGTGGTTCAATTGCCACGACGATCGGTTGTTTGTAGCGCTTTGAATCAATGACGGCTTGTTTAGACGCCGTGGCAATTTCCATTTGGCTTGGATTGGCGTAGAAAATAACGGGGCGATACTGGTTACCGCGGTCGTTGATCTGTCCAAACTGGTCGGTCGGGTCAATCAGTTGCCAGTAAAGTTCGACAAGTTCCTGATAAGACGTTTTACGGGTATCATACCTGATTTCGACCGCTTCAACGTGGCCGGTGTACTGACCGCTAACTTGCTCATAGGTGGGCTGTTCCCACGAACCACCCGTGTAGCCAGAAGTGACGGCAATAATTCCGGGACGTTGATCGAAGGGCTCGACCATGCACCAAAAACAGCCGCCGGCAAACACGGCGCGTTCTTCATGAGGTGTATCGGCTTGTGGGACGTCGGCATAACTTGATTTGGGTACCACGGACCCGTTACCAGTCATTGCCAAGTAGAAATCCATCACGTCCGGCGTGAGATTATCGCGAGTTGCGAGTGGCCGTAAATCGGCTTCTAGTTGCTTCAACTGACCAGTTGGAGACAATTGTTGCGGATTATCCTTGGCTTGAACTAGTAAATGCCGCTCCCAGTCGCGGGTCGCGGGATTTAAGATTAGGTTGTATAGGTCGCGCATTAACGCGGCATTATTTGTTTTCATGATTAATCACCCGCTGCTAGTTGATTGACTGTGTTGGGGGAGGCGTGGGAATTTAAGTTCGTTTCTGGTTTGGTTCGTTTGAATTAGGTACATTTTAGCATGGTGCGAGTGTATACACCTAACGCCATGATTGGGAGTTGTACGCTTTAGCAAAAATTATAGCTTGTTTTTCGCCAGGATGGATAGAAATAGAGGAGATTTGGCTTGGCAATCACGACTATATGTATTTTGTGCTCTAGGACAGACCCTTAACGTATCCCGATTTACTGATTCGCAAGAATATGGAATTAAAACATGTTCAAATCAGATTGGTACTTTACACTTCAAAATAAAGCGGTTGCATTTCCCCCAATCTTTCGCTAGAGTGGAATGGTAAACCTAAACTGACCGAGGATGGTCGTAGTGGACTGGATGAGAGGGACGATTGATATGTATAAAATGATTGTTTGTGATTTAGACGAAACATTGATGAATGATGACGGGACGCTGTCAGCTAAGAATACAGCGGCCATCAAAGCGGCGGCTGAAAAGGGCGTGTTCTTCGTGCCAAATTCAGGGCGGAGCTATACTTCCTTTCAAAACGACTTGGAAACGATGGGGCTTCGCAATCAACCGCACCAATATTCGATTTCATATAATGGTGGCTTGATTTTGGAAAATGCTGGTAACAAACCGCTGGCCGTTAACGCCATGCCTTACGAACTTGCCAAGGGCGTCTTTGAAGCTGGGGTGGCCGATGAACGTGCAGCGACCCATGTATATATGCAAGATAAACTGTACATTTATAATCCGGTTGCTAGTGATTCCGCCTATCTTGAGAACCGTGGGGTGACGTTTGAAGTCATGGACGAACCTGATTTTTCACGTTTCAAGGATATGAACATCATGAAGATTATCATGGCCTTACCAACGATGGCTGATCGTAAAGCGATGCGGGCTGCGGCTGAACAACGGGTTGACGCCAGCAAGTTAGCAGTCACTTATTCATCGGACCGGTACGTGGAATTCAATCCCGCCGGCGTGAATAAGGGGAGTGCGACCCTACAATTAGGCAAATTACTCGGTATCACCGCGGATGAAATTATTGCAGCCGGTGATAACGGAAATGATCTGCCAATGTTGAACGCCGTGGGGCTGCCAGTCAGTGTTGCGAACGGGATTGATACCGTCAAATCAGCGGCTAAGTATGTGACGGCAGCGGATAATAATCATGATGCGTTAGCTGAAGTAATTAATAAATTTGTATTATAAACCGATTTTTATCGTCAAAATGAAAGATACCATTTGGATTTCAATATTTACAAGTGGTATCATGGTAATTGAAAATGTGCTAATATGAGATAAATTATTTGTTACAAATTACCGAATGGGGGAACACGCATGAGTGCGATTCGCGACGATTTAGCTAAGGCGATTAAGGATAAAAACCTCGTTGAGATTTATTCCAAGGGAACCAATGAGCAATTTAGTGTCGGCTATGTCATTCAGCAGGACGAAAAGTTTGTGCTGGTTAAGGCCGTTAATGTCGATGGTGAACTAGATGGGCTAGTGGTTTTTCGTAAAGCATCGTTAGCCCGCGTGATTAGTGACACTGATTATTTGAAGAGTATGACGACTATCATTACACTCGCCAAGCAACGCGGGTACTTTGATGTCTGGAATACGGAACGGTTGGTCGCTAAGTTGTTGAAGAAACAAAGTAAGACCAAGCATTCACTGCTCAAGACACTATTGAAGCAGGCCTTTCGCCATGACCAAGTCATTCAATTGTCTGGTCGCATCAAGAAACACGGTGATAGTTATGCCGGCTTTATTCACAGTGAACACAAGAAGTACATCGAATTCAATTACGTTGATATGTTTGACCTCAAAAAGCGGCCGCAAATTGCGATTCGCTATGCCGAAATTGATGAGGCCAGTTTCCATAGCTTTGAAACCTTTAACACCACCGCGGTGATCGAAAGTTTCATGCCTGGTGATTTTCATTAATTAAACTAATCAAGCGACGCCAATAGTGTATGGGGGTCGCTTTTTTGATGCGGTCATAACTGTTGGCCGCAGGGGTGGCGATCGGCTGTCAAAAGGCCTGGATGCCATGGGACGACCGGTTTGAGGACGATTTTGTTAGAAGTCAGTGATTCGATAAAGATTGTTAAGTTTTTATGCTGTAAATATACAAACCGGATTAATTTCGCTACAATGGTAGTATTGAGCTGAATGTGGGGAGGGGAGAAGTTATCGTTTACGTTTATTGGTATATCGCGGCGTTTGACCATTGGTACTCGGTCATGCTGGTATTTTTACTACAAATACTGATCAATCGCGAGTTACGCCAGAAAAGGGTGTATGCCAGTATCGCGGTGATGTCCGTGCTCCTAACCGCGATTTATATGCTATACGACGACTATTCAGATATTATCACCTTTATGGTCAATATGGGACTGCTGGCGTTTGTGCGTCGTAAAAAGTACTTCATTGTCACCAGTCTGACGGCGACGTTAGCTTACATTCTATTTAGTTTCTTTGGCAATTACGCCACTGAGTCGATTCTGCACCTGCTCAATCTCGGATTGAATGATTGGAGCGGCTGGTTATTTGAATTGATTGGTGAGACGATCGTAACTGCCTGCATGCTGGCGGTAGTGGTCAGTTTTAAAATTTTACAAAAACGTTACCCACGGCAATTTAGTGATGAAGTGACCTTGAACGTGATCGTCAGTGCTTTGGTCGTCGTGGCAGTGGCCTTTTTCACCATTACGACTGCTGCCGATAATTACAATATTGGCTCCGGCTTTTTAGGCATCTTGATGTTGATACTAGTGGCAATCTTGATGATCAATGCCGGCACGTTTATTTACTTGTTTTATAGCTATACGATGCGCCTTCAGAGCAATCGGCAGGCCCTCGAGCGCAAGCAGTATGATATTTATGTTAAAAATCTTGAAAGTAGCTACCAGAATTTACGTAAGTTCCGCCACGACTACCAGAATATTCTGTTGTCGTTGGGCGAATACATCCATACGGCGGATGACCCTGAATTGCAGACCTATTTTGATCGGGTCGTCACCAAGTCCCAGCAGAGTTTGAGCCGCGATTTTGGTCATTTTGATAATTTAGAGCAGATTAAGGACAAAGCCCTCAAAGCAATTGTCCAGAGTAAGTTTTCGGCCGCGCGCCAAGCGGGGATTCAAGTCCGGCTGGAAGCCAATGACCCCGTCGCTGCGTTGGCCATCGACCCGGTGACCTTAGCGCGGGTCAGTGGGATATTATTGGATAACGCCATTGAAGCGGTCAAAGGACAGAGTGGCGGCCAAATCACTGTGGCAGTGGTCAAGTATCCGAAGATGGTCGAATTGATATTTGCCAATTCACTGGCGGCGCCCATCGAACGATTGGACCAATTGATGGTGGCCGGTCATACATCCAAGGGCGCGGGTCACGGACAGGGATTAGCGACTGTCCGTGAGTTATTAGACCCATTGGCCAACGTGACCTATGAAGTCAGTTCGCGCCACCGATTCGAGTTTATTATTAGCATTGAAAGTGAGTGAGCAGCGTGTTAAAAACCTTTGTTGTGGAAGATGATTCAGAACAATTAGCGACCTTAAAGCAAATTATTACGAATCACATTATGATTAATGATTTTGACATGGAATTGACCCTAGCAACTGGTCAAGCCCAAACGCTGTTGGATTACGTTCAGAGCCATGAAAGTGTAGAAGGCTTGTATTTTTTGGATATTGAATACCCGGGCCAGGACTTGAACGGCTTGTCGCTCGCAACCAAGATTCGCGAGGCTGACGTGAATGCTAAGATCGTCTTTGTCTCGACCCACTCTGAAATGGCGTTTTTGACG encodes:
- a CDS encoding deoxynucleoside kinase, giving the protein MVIITAGMIGVGKTTLTGLIADHLGTKAFYEPVGDNPVLPLYYSDPKNYGFLLQIYFLNKRFAMIKKALADDNNVLDRSIYEDALFTKENNAEGNISDTELKVYLQLLDNMMTELTELPKKAPDLMVYSETDFDTILYRIKKRGRDYEQFDNNPELESYYYKMWTAYRKWYDEYDASPKMKIDLQQYDLEKPENQQAVLAQIDAELGKIRNPASV
- the mscL gene encoding large-conductance mechanosensitive channel protein MscL; the protein is MIKEFKEFIARGNVIDLAVGVIIGSAFTAIVKSLTDNLINPLIGIFLGRVDLSNLKVSIGDATFKYGSFLNAIINFFIVAIVVFILVKIINKVVKNEPEETEDEEEVDLSAQYLEEIRDLLKEQAKK
- a CDS encoding YhgE/Pip domain-containing protein, producing MIKAEWAYMQRHKFMMIVMAIIMLIPSIYAVTFLRSMWDPYGRLNHLPVAVVNQDQSVTYQGHRLSIGHDLTHTLKQSDALEFHAMTADQAQAGLKNGRYYMVLTIPTNFSQHATTLLNRHPQAMVLHYDTSAGHNFVASKMATSAVGAIRTSVAQTITTSYAKTMFAAIKQLDGGLKTAATTNQKLATGGTQLASANRQLATHLDTLATSSLKLAQGSQTMRIGLNRYINGVDQLQAGNQQVVAGLTQLLVKSNQLVTGFDQLNTGAQVLNQGVNRYVTGVQQVNVGTTTVNNGAGQVATGAQQFSHGTAQLATGTQQFGTGLNRYVDGVSQVNTGAAILSRGTSQLQAQTTRLTGATTALTDGASQLNTGLQALDSHSQTLTAGLQQLQNQLQHRTSDQAALNTAVTALQKQATGSDLTTVNSALNALSAAIKASSTVRTNVAATADHQNLTAAQKSAILATVDQSTNQDAINAVLASLTTALAQVKQPTVDATALTNALSVINQQQTVLAGSVAQLATGAQGLTNGIQTAGTAASQLNTGLTQFKTDLPQLTTGITTLANGATQLASGTAGLTTTSTQLTQGFQALSTGTDQLNQRSQQLAAGAGQVAAGTQQLATGTAQLSSQGNQLTRGSNQIATGLGTIQTKLPGLTTGVTQLTNGAQRVGNGLNQLAANGNSLTTGNTQLTNGNQQLASGAQQLANGANQVTAADQTIQSGNQTLATKLGSAAEQGQVNPSSLTYQQIAKPVTTTHSDPDQAANNGTGMAPYMLSVSLFVGALAFNMMFDLYTPRKHPKSAFEWWCSKAILVLVFSLMESTIMLGLMMHIDALTPIHPFATWLVLILTALMFMTIVAWLNLVFGKAGAFFSMVLLVLQLGGSAGTYPIQLSGRFFQMIHPWLPMSYSVNGLRQTLMTGNSALGELAILTLFLTLFVAFTGLFFLRRYPRLAQIDFDDPAALKATQSKLATHIQRRLRAKASDESDVH
- a CDS encoding sigma factor-like helix-turn-helix DNA-binding protein, with the protein product MKNPIMCCALATLGVSQGKIDKLDPTTCHFYDLINEQHVALLWEQLVGRKSAQAVSQIEAAQVNWRQNHPDLADSLYFLAIVGASDKLIRSLQRNGVRTVSQLDDMIRQQMKMPIDWRKNPTENAALVQAYFDWKVTNQSELQRELETKPEVDLSVRLAQAANQQRTAARLQKWFGVEKIPKTLMAFLTLDFKKKDLLVSRLSGKTLQEIGDEHGLTRERVRQIIAKMVQQLPLFDDVEKYHKLVLTYDIQLDQFLNYTQGTEEIYTYLTLKYKRPKTLASLDQYLLALNKVAPDALGVRLNQHGKFINHANQVVPFSAANVIDEILFNNRRVFDNDEMVVQMKSFFEAHGQMQATAISARAVLAQIERQAHIIQRTNGYFRYYELELHDILDYLDELNALFDVADGIYGIDYFFDHNQSLMAELGLQESSELANLLKGLGYERFERLNTIVRQSQVYIGAIKNDTQCKEQFYLGVFSQFDGQSLADTVDYLEANFALQRPTMWSYLGTTYKPYIHRNMINMNVKLPSDVDFYRKMKVVLNEPIYPYDQAAAIIKLVDPSIQVSPLLMDRLGYIERSALLMQKSYASLNDAIRALWLADDEISVEKVQAYPNNWFRFKAYNLELQHDLVAIDSTRYLTAKGLGRIGVTKPDIDRFLQEIMSFIEDDVFFTWKSLLDSGFESDFMAKSQLSDFAYERLIFTIPSIRTIKTRGSVYVNQSHPTPKCPPLNDFFAQELGGQSRDIDDFLRELNLKFGLDVTRTRALEKLAKGQLAYSTETNHIYPDKLSMYEDTYQELGIDV
- the msrA gene encoding peptide-methionine (S)-S-oxide reductase MsrA gives rise to the protein MKTNNAALMRDLYNLILNPATRDWERHLLVQAKDNPQQLSPTGQLKQLEADLRPLATRDNLTPDVMDFYLAMTGNGSVVPKSSYADVPQADTPHEERAVFAGGCFWCMVEPFDQRPGIIAVTSGYTGGSWEQPTYEQVSGQYTGHVEAVEIRYDTRKTSYQELVELYWQLIDPTDQFGQINDRGNQYRPVIFYANPSQMEIATASKQAVIDSKRYKQPIVVAIEPLNHFWPAENYHQDFYRKQPQRYRRMKKAHDHYLKWLAFKNKL
- a CDS encoding Cof-type HAD-IIB family hydrolase, which produces MYKMIVCDLDETLMNDDGTLSAKNTAAIKAAAEKGVFFVPNSGRSYTSFQNDLETMGLRNQPHQYSISYNGGLILENAGNKPLAVNAMPYELAKGVFEAGVADERAATHVYMQDKLYIYNPVASDSAYLENRGVTFEVMDEPDFSRFKDMNIMKIIMALPTMADRKAMRAAAEQRVDASKLAVTYSSDRYVEFNPAGVNKGSATLQLGKLLGITADEIIAAGDNGNDLPMLNAVGLPVSVANGIDTVKSAAKYVTAADNNHDALAEVINKFVL
- a CDS encoding sensor histidine kinase, with the translated sequence MGRGEVIVYVYWYIAAFDHWYSVMLVFLLQILINRELRQKRVYASIAVMSVLLTAIYMLYDDYSDIITFMVNMGLLAFVRRKKYFIVTSLTATLAYILFSFFGNYATESILHLLNLGLNDWSGWLFELIGETIVTACMLAVVVSFKILQKRYPRQFSDEVTLNVIVSALVVVAVAFFTITTAADNYNIGSGFLGILMLILVAILMINAGTFIYLFYSYTMRLQSNRQALERKQYDIYVKNLESSYQNLRKFRHDYQNILLSLGEYIHTADDPELQTYFDRVVTKSQQSLSRDFGHFDNLEQIKDKALKAIVQSKFSAARQAGIQVRLEANDPVAALAIDPVTLARVSGILLDNAIEAVKGQSGGQITVAVVKYPKMVELIFANSLAAPIERLDQLMVAGHTSKGAGHGQGLATVRELLDPLANVTYEVSSRHRFEFIISIESE